Proteins from a genomic interval of Psychrobacter urativorans:
- the trpC gene encoding indole-3-glycerol phosphate synthase TrpC, producing MTTNTQTNTSSDAHIPSVLQRIVATKRDEVKAASNALSLTELQAQVAADKRPRRGFANALRAADIGIIAEIKKASPSKGIINHNFAPAAFAAQYEQAGASCLSILTDRDYFQGDDSYLIQAREACNLPILRKDFMIDVYQIYQSYLLGADCILLIMACLEDTQLQELHALSIKLGMDVLIEIHTAEELERALQLPRSVHNIYGINNRNLNTFEVDLQTTLDLKNTLLQALANNDHNDGEDSLLKPLIVTESGIHNAADIHLMLKHDIQHFLIGEQFMKTDHPGQALQSLLAGVAVSA from the coding sequence ATGACTACAAACACTCAAACTAATACAAGCTCAGACGCTCACATTCCTTCAGTATTACAGCGTATTGTCGCCACCAAACGCGACGAAGTTAAAGCCGCCAGTAACGCGCTGTCACTGACAGAATTGCAAGCACAAGTTGCTGCTGATAAGCGCCCACGTCGTGGCTTCGCTAACGCCTTACGTGCTGCCGATATTGGTATTATCGCTGAGATTAAAAAAGCTTCACCCTCTAAAGGCATTATCAACCATAATTTTGCCCCTGCCGCCTTTGCTGCGCAATATGAGCAAGCAGGAGCAAGCTGCCTATCCATCTTGACCGATCGCGATTATTTTCAAGGTGATGATAGCTATCTTATCCAAGCGCGCGAAGCCTGCAATTTACCGATATTGCGTAAAGATTTTATGATTGATGTGTATCAAATTTATCAATCGTATTTACTGGGCGCTGACTGTATTTTACTCATTATGGCGTGTCTAGAAGATACGCAGTTGCAAGAATTGCACGCGCTCAGCATTAAACTCGGTATGGATGTTTTAATTGAAATACATACTGCCGAAGAGCTTGAACGCGCCCTACAATTACCGCGCTCAGTCCATAATATTTATGGTATTAATAACCGTAATTTAAATACTTTTGAAGTGGACTTACAAACCACCTTAGACTTAAAAAACACGCTGTTGCAAGCCTTGGCTAATAATGACCATAATGATGGCGAAGACTCATTATTAAAACCGCTGATTGTCACCGAAAGTGGTATTCATAACGCCGCTGATATTCATCTGATGCTGAAACACGATATTCAACACTTTTTAATTGGTGAGCAGTTTATGAAAACTGACCACCCTGGGCAGGCGTTACAATCGTTACTTGCAGGCGTCGCTGTGAGCGCGTAA
- the trpD gene encoding anthranilate phosphoribosyltransferase: MTIAHIKDRHKQDAPLASINTPEDIAKLSDADIHTLLTSALDRIFQHIDLTFDEMYQVMLIIMHGKCSNAMMGAILTGLRMKGESIDEITAAASAMRALAENIAPNACDYLVDIVGTGGDGANLFNVSTASALVAAAAGAQVAKHGNRGVSTRSGSSDLLEQAGISLALTPTQTLDCIENQGIGFLFAPNHHSAMRYANPVRRELKSRTIFNILGPLTNPAGVPNLVIGVFTARLCEPMAKVMRNLGARHVMIVGAKDGLDEISLATSTTVAELKDGEISVYDIMPEDAGIESQTLIGLDVESPEESLELIRAALSGNATTERSILKARDMIALNAGAAIYTAGLASNYKDGVSQAQAVIQNGSALTKLESLAEYTQQLAASA, translated from the coding sequence ATGACCATTGCTCATATAAAGGATAGGCACAAACAAGATGCACCGCTAGCCTCCATAAATACGCCTGAAGACATTGCTAAACTTTCGGATGCAGACATTCACACACTGCTTACCAGTGCTTTAGACCGCATTTTTCAACATATTGATTTAACCTTTGATGAGATGTACCAAGTCATGCTGATTATTATGCATGGCAAATGTAGCAACGCGATGATGGGCGCTATTTTGACCGGACTGCGCATGAAAGGTGAATCCATTGATGAGATTACCGCTGCCGCCAGTGCCATGCGAGCTTTAGCAGAAAACATTGCACCGAATGCTTGCGATTATCTGGTTGATATTGTTGGTACTGGTGGTGATGGCGCTAATTTATTTAACGTGTCTACTGCTTCAGCTTTGGTTGCTGCTGCGGCTGGCGCACAAGTCGCTAAACACGGTAACCGCGGAGTATCTACGCGCTCTGGTAGCTCAGACTTGCTAGAGCAAGCGGGTATCAGTCTGGCGCTCACCCCAACGCAAACGCTTGATTGCATTGAAAACCAAGGCATTGGCTTTTTGTTTGCGCCAAATCACCACAGCGCCATGCGTTATGCCAATCCGGTACGCCGTGAGTTAAAATCCCGCACGATTTTTAATATTTTAGGTCCTTTAACCAATCCTGCTGGCGTCCCTAATTTGGTGATTGGGGTCTTTACCGCGCGCTTATGTGAGCCAATGGCAAAGGTGATGAGAAATCTGGGCGCACGTCATGTGATGATTGTTGGCGCAAAAGATGGCTTAGATGAAATCAGCCTTGCGACCTCCACCACCGTCGCTGAGCTCAAAGATGGTGAAATCTCCGTCTATGACATTATGCCAGAAGATGCAGGTATCGAGTCCCAGACCCTTATTGGACTTGATGTAGAGTCACCAGAAGAAAGCCTTGAGCTGATTCGTGCCGCCTTATCGGGTAATGCCACTACTGAGCGCTCAATACTCAAAGCCCGCGATATGATTGCCCTCAATGCAGGGGCAGCGATTTATACGGCAGGGCTTGCCAGTAACTATAAAGATGGCGTCAGTCAAGCACAGGCGGTTATTCAAAACGGTTCCGCATTAACCAAGCTTGAATCTCTAGCTGAGTATACCCAGCAACTTGCTGCGAGTGCTTGA
- a CDS encoding Smr/MutS family protein, producing the protein MSNSLFSQEMQDQLKELKGQLSKGRDTTSPDGDNGKPTEPVSLLTQKQVKKTVKQMDSEHIDDDKVLFMQAMHGVNQLDDKNVRSPANAKKGSKPDAATLSKRAAAQGSDAVELGAGLSDMQALLNPVAGEAYLSYKNPTLQNKIFTQLKQGKLRWYDAVDIHGCTIEEARVAMTQLLSQAKQNNETSVKIVHGKGSEAILKTCVNGWLRQLPEVLAFCSAPPKDGGNGAVLVLLKKNKTDAEK; encoded by the coding sequence ATGTCAAATTCTCTATTTTCACAAGAAATGCAAGACCAACTCAAAGAGCTTAAAGGTCAACTCAGCAAAGGTCGTGATACCACGTCCCCAGATGGCGATAATGGCAAACCAACAGAGCCGGTTTCTCTACTTACCCAAAAACAAGTGAAGAAAACCGTCAAGCAAATGGACTCTGAGCATATTGACGACGATAAAGTCTTGTTTATGCAAGCGATGCACGGCGTTAATCAGCTCGATGATAAAAACGTGCGCTCGCCTGCCAATGCTAAAAAAGGCAGTAAACCTGATGCAGCAACTTTATCAAAACGTGCCGCTGCACAAGGTAGTGATGCCGTAGAACTGGGCGCAGGCTTATCCGATATGCAAGCGCTACTGAACCCTGTCGCTGGTGAAGCGTATTTATCTTATAAAAACCCAACTTTGCAGAACAAGATATTTACCCAGTTAAAACAAGGTAAATTGCGTTGGTATGATGCGGTAGATATTCATGGTTGTACCATTGAAGAGGCACGTGTAGCAATGACGCAACTGCTTAGCCAAGCCAAGCAAAACAATGAAACATCAGTAAAAATCGTCCATGGTAAAGGTAGTGAAGCTATTCTTAAAACCTGTGTCAATGGTTGGTTACGTCAATTACCAGAAGTGTTAGCATTTTGTTCAGCACCACCAAAAGACGGTGGTAATGGTGCGGTATTGGTATTGTTAAAAAAGAACAAGACCGATGCAGAAAAATAA
- a CDS encoding anthranilate synthase component II yields MILMIDNYDSFTYNIVQYFGELQQDITVWRNDQVTLDDVKTLAPDIIVIGPGPCDPDRAGISLDIIDTFKGIIPILGICLGHQAIGQAFGGQVVKAGEVMHGRLSAVYHNNQGVFVDLPNPSQATRYHSLVVDKTSLPDCLEVTAWTQNTDGSIEEIMGFRHKEFAIEGVQFHPESILSEAGYQLLNNFLRTHNLAKLSTDQLPQVG; encoded by the coding sequence ATGATTCTAATGATCGATAATTACGACAGCTTTACGTACAATATTGTACAGTATTTCGGTGAATTGCAGCAGGACATCACCGTCTGGCGTAATGATCAGGTCACTTTAGACGACGTTAAAACACTGGCGCCGGATATCATTGTCATTGGTCCAGGTCCTTGCGATCCTGATCGTGCGGGTATCTCACTAGATATTATTGATACGTTTAAAGGGATTATTCCTATTTTGGGTATTTGCTTGGGTCATCAAGCCATTGGTCAAGCATTTGGTGGACAAGTGGTCAAAGCTGGCGAGGTCATGCATGGTCGCTTATCTGCCGTTTATCATAACAATCAAGGCGTATTTGTAGACTTGCCCAATCCTTCGCAAGCCACGCGTTATCACTCTTTAGTGGTGGATAAAACCAGCCTACCCGATTGTTTAGAAGTTACGGCATGGACACAGAATACAGATGGCAGTATTGAAGAAATTATGGGCTTTCGTCATAAAGAATTTGCGATAGAAGGGGTGCAATTTCACCCAGAATCTATCTTAAGTGAAGCCGGTTACCAGCTGCTGAATAACTTCTTAAGAACCCACAACTTAGCAAAACTGAGCACCGATCAGTTACCACAAGTTGGCTAA